One genomic segment of Arachis duranensis cultivar V14167 chromosome 4, aradu.V14167.gnm2.J7QH, whole genome shotgun sequence includes these proteins:
- the LOC107483271 gene encoding ent-kaurenoic acid oxidase 1 — translation MMIEIGVVVVVAIVVVVLMVMKNVNWWLYESKLGEKQYSLPPGDMGWPFIGNMWSFLRAFKSSDPDSFLSAFVSRFGKTGMYKALMFGNPSVIVTTPETCKRVLTDDEKFKPGWPRSTIELVGKKSFISMAYEEHKRLRRLTSSSINGMEALSLYLTYIEKNVISSLEKWTKMGQIEFLTEIRKLTFKIIMHIFLSNESEPIMEALEREYTALNYGVRAMKINIPGFAYHKAFKARKNLLSVFQSIVDERRKLRKECSPMKAKDMMDSLLDVEDDNGRKLSDEEIIDVMLMYLNAGHESSGHITMWATYFLQKHPEYFQKAKEEQEEIVRRRPSTQKGLTLREIRQMDFLYKVIDETMRVITFSLVVFREAKSDVVMNGYTIPKGWKALVWFRSVHLDPEIYPNPKEFNPHRWDNNEHKAGEFLPFGAGSRLCPGNDLAKMEIAVFLHHFLLNYQFEQLNPKCPVRYLPHTRPMDNCLGRLKKCSTST, via the exons ATGATGATAGAGATAggagtggtggtggtggtggccattgtagtagtagtattaatggTTATGAAGAATGTGAATTGGTGGCTGTATGAATCCAAATTGGGGGAAAAGCAGTACTCTCTGCCACCAGGTGACATGGGATGGCCCTTCATTGGCAATATGTGGTCCTTCCTCAGAGCTTTCAAGTCCTCTGATCCTGATTCCTTCCTCTCCGCTTTTGTCTCCAG ATTTGGAAAAACTGGAATGTACAAGGCCTTGATGTTTGGGAACCCAAGTGTGATTGTgacaacaccagaaacatgcaAAAGGGTGTTAACAGATGATGAAAAATTCAAACCAGGTTGGCCTAGATCAACCATTGAGCTTGTTGGCAAGAAGTCATTCATTTCGATGGCGTATGAAGAACACAAGCGCCTCCGGCGCCTCACATCTTCGTCCATCAATGGCATGGAGGCGCTGTCGCTTTACTTGACATACATTGAAAAAAATGTGATAAGTTCTTTGGAGAAATGGACCAAAATGGGACAAATTGAGTTCTTAACTGAGATAAGGAAGCTTACATTTAAGATCATAATGCATATTTTCCTAAGCAATGAAAGTGAACCTATTATGGAAGCATTGGAAAGGGAATACACTGCTCTTAACTATGGAGTTAGAGCCATGAAGATTAATATTCCTGGATTTGCATACCATAAAGCATTCAAG GCTAGAAAAAATCTGTTGTCTGTATTTCAATCTATTGTGGATGAGAGAAGGAAATTAAGGAAGGAATGTTCACCTATGAAAGCCAAGGATATGATGGATTCTCTGCTAGATGTTGAAGATGACAATGGAAGAAAGTTGAGTGATGAAGAAATCATTGATGTCATGCTGATGTACTTGAATGCTGGCCATGAATCTTCAGGACATATTACTATGTGGGCAACCTATTTCCTCCAAAAGCACCCTGAATATTTCCAAAAGGCTAAG GAAGAGCAAGAGGAAATCGTAAGGAGAAGACCTTCTACACAAAAAGGGTTAACACTGAGGGAAATTAGACAGATGGATTTTCTCTACAAG GTGATTGATGAAACAATGCGTGTGATTACATTCTCACTGGTGGTTTTTAGGGAGGCGAAATCCGATGTCGTTATGAATG GTTACACCATTCCAAaaggttggaaagctcttgtgTGGTTCAGATCAGTTCATCTTGATCCTGAGATATATCCTAATCCAAAGGAATTTAATCCCCACAGATGGGATAAT aatgaACATAAGGCTGGAGAATTCCTTCCCTTTGGAGCAGGAAGTAGACTCTGTCCTGGGAATGATCTTGCTAAGATGGAAATAGCAGTTTTTCTTCACCATTTCCTTCTTAATTACCA ATTTGAACAGCTTAATCCTAAATGCCCTGTGAGATACCTACCTCATACAAGGCCAATGGACAATTGCTTGGGAAGGTTAAAGAAATGTTCAACATCAACCTAA
- the LOC107483269 gene encoding probable folate-biopterin transporter 7 — MVSSDGSRGSVGGGGNPIKKVLGLGYWVQGFRCFPWLAVNFFLKDGLNVDPSKLQILLNSANLPMVGKPLYGLVSDSIYISGQHRVPYIALGAFLQALSWLVIAIYPSSMSIFTISVYLLLSNLGASIAEVANDAIVAEMGKQPPPATKNSQSSSSGSLQSFVWIASSIGGVLGNLVGGMFIGRFSPQSMFLAFGLLLSLQFFITISVSESSLGLPKSTSAGIRKQFSQLLVALRKPEIAYSISWFAVSYAIIPALTGTMFFYQTEYLKIDSSVLGISKVVGQATMLLWGIIYNQYLKSIPSRKLISAIQSMMAVFMISDFLFVRGFYRQMGMPDSLYVVMFSGFLEVLYFFKVLPFSVLIAQLCPHGCEGSIMAFLMSAVALAFIVSGYLGVALVSWINITGTDFSRLPIALLIQAACTLLPIFWSSCIPDDLKPKDRKKD, encoded by the exons atggTTTCTTCTGATGGAAGTAGAGGCAGTGTGGGTGGTGGTGGCAACCCAATCAAGAAGGTTCTGGGTTTAGGGTATTGGGTTCAAGGGTTCAGATGCTTCCCATGGCTGGCAGTGAATTTCTTCCTCAAGGATGGACTCAATGTGGACCCTTCAAAACTCCAAATTCTCCTGAATTCAGCTAATCTTCCAATGGTTGGGAAGCCCTTATATGGACTTGTTTCTGATTCAATCTACATCTCTGGCCAGCATCGTGTTCCCTACATAGCCCTTGGAG CTTTCTTGCAGGCATTGTCATGGCTAGTCATAGCAATCTATCCGTCAAGCATGTCGATTTTCACAATATCTGTATACCTCCTCCTTAGCAATCTTGGTGCTTCTATAGCTGAGGTAGCAAATGATGCCATTGTAGCAGAGATGGGTAAACAACCTCCTCCAGCAACCAAGAACTCTCAGTCATCTTCCTCAGGAAGCCTCCAATCGTTTGTTTGGATAGCCTCCTCCATAGGAGGAGTCCTTGGAAACCTTGTTGGCGGCATGTTTATTGGCCGGTTCTCCCCACAATCAATGTTTCTTGCCTTTGGACTACTACTCAGTCTCCAATTCTTTATAACCATTTCTGTTTCTGAAAGCTCTCTTGGTCTCCCAAAGAGTACATCTGCAGGGATAAGGAAACAATTCTCACAGCTATTGGTTGCTTTAAGAAAGCCTGAAATCGCTTACTCGATATCTTGGTTCGCGGTATCCTATGCCATTATCCCTGCACTCACAGGAACCATGTTCTTTTACCAGACAGAGTATTTAAAAATCGACTCGTCGGTATTGGGAATTTCAAAGGTGGTTGGCCAGGCAACAATGCTTTTATGGGGGATCATATACAACCAATACTTAAAATCTATTCCATCAAGGAAACTAATATCAGCCATTCAATCCATGATGGCAGTTTTCATGATCTCAGATTTCTTGTTTGTGAGAGGCTTCTATAGACAAATGGGCATGCCCGATTCGCTCTATGTTGTGATGTTCTCTGGATTCTTGGAAGTTCTCTACTTCTTCAAGGTTCTTCCATTCAGTGTGTTGATAGCACAGTTGTGTCCACATGGATGTGAGGGTTCTATAATGGCATTTCTTATGTCTGCTGTGGCACTTGCATTCATTGTAAGTGGATATCTTGGTGTTGCATTGGTGTCATGGATCAATATCACAGGAACTGATTTTTCAAGGCTTCCAATTGCACTTCTGATTCAAGCGGCATGCACATTGTTGCCAATCTTTTGGTCATCTTGCATACCTGATGATCTAAAACCAAAAGACAGGAAGAAAGACTAA
- the LOC107483272 gene encoding telomere repeat-binding factor 1 isoform X2, which produces MGAPKQKWTSEEEAALKAGVVKHGVGKWRTILKDPEFSGVLYLRSNVDLKDKWRNLSVMANGWSSREKSRLAIRRVHQAPKHDENPFAVAPFTPSDEDIVDVKPIQASRDVVPFSGPKRSIVRLDNLIMEAITTLKETGGSNKTTIAAFIEVKRRYRIAPTPAYSDRRRSSSLLMDGRQKASLRGDKEETNVLTKSQVDLELAKIRSMSAQEAAAVAARAVAEAEAAIAEAEEAAREAEAAEADAEAAQAFADAAMKTLKGRNTPKMMIHA; this is translated from the exons ATGGGTGCTCCTAAGCAGAAATGGACATCTGAAGAGGAAGCAGCTCTTAAAGCTGGAGTTGTCAAGCATGGGGTTGGTAAATGGCGTACAATACTCAAGGATCCAGAATTTAGTGGTGTTTTGTATCTGCGGTCCAATGTGGATCTCAAG GATAAATGGAGAAATCTGAGTGTGATGGCAAATGGATGGAGTTCTAGGGAAAAGTCTAGGTTGGCTATCAGAAGGGTGCATCAAGCCCCAAAACATGACGAGAACCCTTTTGCTGTCGCTCCTTTTACTCCAAGTGATGAAGATATTGTTGATGTTAAGCCTATTCAAGCTTCCAGAGATGTGGTGCCATTTTCTGGTCCAAAAAGGTCTATTGTAAG ATTGGATAACCTTATAATGGAGGCAATAACTACCTTGAAGGAAACTGGTGGTTCTAATAAGACAACTATTGCAGCTTTCATAGAG GTAAAACGCAGATATAGGATTGCACCTACGCCAGCATATTCTGACAGAAGAAGAAGTTCAAGCTTGTTAATGGATGGGAGGCAGAAAGCCTCTTTGAGAGGTGACAAGGAAGAGACCAATGTCCTTACGAAGTCTCAGGTAGATTTAGAATTAGCAAAGATAAGGTCGATGTCTGCACAAGAGGCAGCTGCAGTTGCTGCTCGAGCAGTTGCAGAAGCAGAAGCTGCCATAGCAGAAGCTGAAGAGGCAGCAAGAGAGGCAGAGGCAGCAGAAGCTGATGCAGAAGCGGCACAAGCTTTTGCAGATGCTGCTATGAAAACACTGAAGGGTCGAAACACCCCAAAGATG ATGATCCATGCTTAA
- the LOC107483216 gene encoding uncharacterized protein LOC107483216 yields the protein MRRDVFLRIVDALSNVYPYFQQRVDATGRRGLLPLQKYTAAIRMLAYGVAADAVDDYVRIGESTTIDCLEKFVEGVISVFQDEYLRKPNPNDVQRLLQMAEGRGFPGMLGSIDCMHWQWKNCPKAWKGMYMSGYRGVATIVLEVVASSDLWIWHAFFGFSDSNNNINMLDRSLVFDDILNDHDIYPEWATFVKSISKPQGEKRKLFAQYQEGQRKDVERAFGVLQTRFAIIRGPARFWEKKKLANIMRACIILHNMIVEDERDTYVGNFAQGLEYDDVENGLSQPQLGEEDFAPYHQFLQRNIQL from the exons ATGAGAAGAGATGTGTTCCTTCGGATAGTAGACGCTCTCTCAAACGTGTATCCGTATTTCCAACAAAGGGTTGatgcaactggaagaagaggcttGTTGCCACTTCAGAAATATACCGCTGCGATAAGGATGTTAGCATATGGCGTAGCAGCTGATGCTGTTGATGATTATGTGCGCATAGGCGAGAGCACTACAATTGATTGCTTggaaaaatttgttgaaggtgTCATTTCCGTGTTCCAGGATGAATACTTGCGAAAACCCAATCCAAATGACGTACAACGCCTGCTACAAATGGCGGAGGGTCGTGGCTTTCCTGGCATGTTGGGTAGCATTGACTGCATGCATTGGCAATGGAAAAATTGTCCAAAGGCGTGGAAAGGTATGTACATGAGTGGTTATCGTGGGGTTGCAACCATAGTACTTGAGGTTGTAGCATCTTCAGACCTTTGGATATGGCATGCGTTCTTTGGATTTTctgattcaaataataatatcaacatgTTAGATCGTTCTCTAGTGTTTGATGATATTCTAAATGACC ATGATATTTATCCTGAATGGGCCACATTTGTCAAATCAATCTCAAAGCCACAAGGTGAGAAGCGCAAGTTATTTGCACAATACCAAGAAGGGCAAAGAAAAGATGTGGAACGAGCATTCGGAGTGTTGCAAACACGCTTTGCAATTATACGTGGTCCAGCTCGTTTTTgggaaaagaagaagcttgccaaCATAATGAGAGCTTGTATTATATTGCATAATATGATTGTTGAGGATGAAAGAGACACTTATGTAGGAAATTTTGCTCAAGGCTTAGAGTATGATGATGTTGAAAATGGCTTATCACAACCTCAGCTGGGAGAGGAAGATTTTGCACCATACCATCAATTTCTCCAAAGAAATATCCAACTTTGA
- the LOC107483270 gene encoding uncharacterized protein LOC107483270 yields MRFTHLSRLICRIPRHDTSRPLQCRAFQADVVSGDSKAKPKRYKIPQFYDPYGPRPPPSEKIIQLAEQIGALPEEERSQIMPMLVERLKLPKLQSISTDGLDLGQQDGAAGVQVEEKKAEKTAFDVKLEKFDAAAKIKVIKEVRTFTNLGLKEAKDLVEKVPAVLKQGVTKEEANEIIEKLKAVGGVAIME; encoded by the coding sequence ATGAGATTTACCCACCTTTCTAGATTAATTTGCCGTATCCCTCGTCATGATACATCTAGGCCTTTGCAATGTCGTGCCTTCCAGGCTGATGTTGTTTCTGGAGATTCCAAGGCCAAACCAAAAAGGTACAAAATTCCTCAGTTTTATGATCCTTATGGCCCTAGACCTCCACCTTCAGAAAAAATCATTCAGCTTGCAGAACAGATTGGAGCATTGCCTGAAGAAGAGCGCAGTCAAATTATGCCTATGTTGGTAGAAAGATTAAAGCTTCCAAAGTTGCAGTCAATTTCAACAGATGGCCTGGACTTGGGTCAGCAAGATGGTGCAGCTGGAGTGCAGGTCGAGGagaaaaaagcagagaaaacGGCATTTGATGTTAAGTTGGAAAAGTTTGATGCAGCTGCGAAGATCAAGGTGATTAAGGAGGTAAGAACATTCACTAACCTTGGACTGAAAGAGGCCAAAGATCTTGTCGAAAAGGTGCCGGCTGTGCTTAAACAAGGAGTCACAAAGGAGGAGGCAAatgaaattattgaaaaattaaaagctgTTGGAGGAGTTGCAATCATGGAGTAG
- the LOC107483272 gene encoding telomere repeat-binding factor 1 isoform X1, with protein sequence MGAPKQKWTSEEEAALKAGVVKHGVGKWRTILKDPEFSGVLYLRSNVDLKDKWRNLSVMANGWSSREKSRLAIRRVHQAPKHDENPFAVAPFTPSDEDIVDVKPIQASRDVVPFSGPKRSIVRLDNLIMEAITTLKETGGSNKTTIAAFIEDQYWAPPDFKRLLSAKLKYLTACGKLIKVKRRYRIAPTPAYSDRRRSSSLLMDGRQKASLRGDKEETNVLTKSQVDLELAKIRSMSAQEAAAVAARAVAEAEAAIAEAEEAAREAEAAEADAEAAQAFADAAMKTLKGRNTPKMMIHA encoded by the exons ATGGGTGCTCCTAAGCAGAAATGGACATCTGAAGAGGAAGCAGCTCTTAAAGCTGGAGTTGTCAAGCATGGGGTTGGTAAATGGCGTACAATACTCAAGGATCCAGAATTTAGTGGTGTTTTGTATCTGCGGTCCAATGTGGATCTCAAG GATAAATGGAGAAATCTGAGTGTGATGGCAAATGGATGGAGTTCTAGGGAAAAGTCTAGGTTGGCTATCAGAAGGGTGCATCAAGCCCCAAAACATGACGAGAACCCTTTTGCTGTCGCTCCTTTTACTCCAAGTGATGAAGATATTGTTGATGTTAAGCCTATTCAAGCTTCCAGAGATGTGGTGCCATTTTCTGGTCCAAAAAGGTCTATTGTAAG ATTGGATAACCTTATAATGGAGGCAATAACTACCTTGAAGGAAACTGGTGGTTCTAATAAGACAACTATTGCAGCTTTCATAGAG GACCAATATTGGGCACCACCTGACTTCAAAAGGTTGTTGTCAGCAAAGTTAAAGTATTTGACAGCATGTGGAAAGCTGATCAAG GTAAAACGCAGATATAGGATTGCACCTACGCCAGCATATTCTGACAGAAGAAGAAGTTCAAGCTTGTTAATGGATGGGAGGCAGAAAGCCTCTTTGAGAGGTGACAAGGAAGAGACCAATGTCCTTACGAAGTCTCAGGTAGATTTAGAATTAGCAAAGATAAGGTCGATGTCTGCACAAGAGGCAGCTGCAGTTGCTGCTCGAGCAGTTGCAGAAGCAGAAGCTGCCATAGCAGAAGCTGAAGAGGCAGCAAGAGAGGCAGAGGCAGCAGAAGCTGATGCAGAAGCGGCACAAGCTTTTGCAGATGCTGCTATGAAAACACTGAAGGGTCGAAACACCCCAAAGATG ATGATCCATGCTTAA